A single genomic interval of Xyrauchen texanus isolate HMW12.3.18 chromosome 40, RBS_HiC_50CHRs, whole genome shotgun sequence harbors:
- the pgp gene encoding glycerol-3-phosphate phosphatase, whose protein sequence is MAASKCTRLTGALTGQLLDSVDNVLFDCDGVIWRGDQAIPRAPEVINSLKKHGGKRVFFVTNNSTKTRQMYADKLGKLGFNSTKDEVFGTAYCSAMYLKNVCKVEGKVYLIGSNAMRQELETVGIRSVGVGPDPVSGVQIDWANVPLDQEVQAVLVGFDEHFSYMKLNRALQYLCDPHCQFVGTNTDTRLPLEGGKAVPGTGCLLKAVETAAQRQAQVVGKPSNFMFECVASKFGLDPERCLMVGDRLDTDIMLGSNCGLKTLLTLTGVSTVADAEANQKSGCPHRQRMVPDYYIDSIGDILPELLA, encoded by the exons ATGGCTGCATCTAAATGTACACGACTCACCGGTGCCTTGACCGGACAGTTACTGGACTCCGTGGACAATGTGTTGTTCGACTGTGACGGCGTGATATGGAGAGGGGATCAGGCCATTCCTAGAGCCCCGGAGGTCATAAACTCATTGAAGAAACATGGTGGGAAGCGGGTGTTTTTCGTCACGAACAACAGCACTAAAACACGTCAAATGTACGCCGATAAGTTAGGCAAGCTCGGTTTCAACTCCACCAAGGACGAGGTGTTCGGTACGGCTTACTGCTCAGCAATGTACCTCAAAAACGTATGCAAAGTCGAAGGGAAAGTCTATCTAATTGGGAGCAATGCAATGAGGCAAGAACTTGAGACGGTGGGGATCCGGTCAGTTGGTGTGGGCCCTGATCCCGTCTCAGGGGTCCAGATTGACTGGGCGAATGTCCCTCTAGATCAGGAGGTCCAAGCTGTGCTAGTTGGGTTTGACGAGCATTTCAGTTACATGAAGTTAAACAGGGCTCTGCAGTACCTGTGTGATCCTCACTGTCAGTTCGTGGGGACCAACACAGACACGAGGCTGCCTCTGGAGGGTGGCAAAGCGGTCCCGG GAACAGGATGCCTGCTAAAGGCGGTGGAGACGGCAGCACAGCGTCAAGCTCAAGTGGTGGGAAAGCCCAGCAACTTCATGTTCGAGTGTGTGGCCAGTAAGTTTGGTCTAGACCCAGAGAGGTGTCTAATGGTAGGCGATAGGCTGGATACTGACATTATGCTAGGCTCGAACTGTGGCCTGAAGACCCTGCTGACACTTACGGGAGTTTCAACTGTTGCGGATGCAGAGGCAAACCAGAAGAGCGGATGCCCACATCGTCAGCGAATGGTGCCTGACTATTATATAGACAGCATTGGTGATATTTTACCTGAACTACTGGCATAG